In bacterium, the DNA window GTGCTGATGAGCTTGCGTCGGGCATCGCTCAGGTGGTCGATGAACAGGACGCCGTCGAGGTGCTCGAGCTCGTGCAGCATTGCGCGGGCGAGGAGCCTCGTGCCTTCGACGGTAATCGGCCGCAGTTCTTCGTCCAGTCCTGCCATCCGGACGAACTCGGGCCGGGGCAGGAAATCGTACAAACCCGGCAGGGAGAGACAGCCCTCTTCAGCCTCGACCAGTCCTTCGGTCGCCACGACCCGGGGGTTGATGAGACAGTAGGCTTCATGGTCGACGTCGGCGGCAAGCGGGTTGATGGTGAAGACCGCAACCGGCTCCGCAAGCTGGTTGGCGGCAAGGCCGAGGCCGTCCTGCGTGAACATGCTGACCTTCAGGTCCTCAAGGAACTGGATGAGCTCCGGCGTCAGCTTTTCGATCAGACGCGACTTCGTTCGCAGTACGGGGTTGCCGTAGAGTACGACTCGGCGATTCACCCCAGCCGGCCTGGCCATCTGGCTATTTCTCAGCTCCGAACTTGTAGCTTACCGCGCTCTTGTCGATTTCGAGCTCGGTGTTCTCAGCGACCTTGACCAGGAAGGTCTGTTCCTTCACGTTGGACACGATGCCGTGGATGCCGGCTCCCAGCACCACGCGGTCCCCGCGCTTGATCTGCTCCAGCATCTGCGAGTGCTTCTTCTGGCGACGCTGCTGAGGCAGTATCATCAGGAAGTAGAGCACCGCGAATATCAGGATTATCGGCAGGAAGCCGAGCATCGAGTTCATGCCGCCGCCGGCAGCAGGTGCGGCCGCAGCCGGGGCCGGGGTCTGGGCGAAGGCGATTCCGAACATCAGTTCTCCTTTGGGCAATTGCCCTTGTGCGGTTCTTCTTCAATCGGGTCGGGCACGGGCTCAACCACGTGACGGGCGTCGGTACAGCCGGTGCCGCTTCACATAAGCGTTCACTCTCACAGGTAACATATACCGGACAGAATGGCCTTTGGCAAGCCTTGCCCGGATTGCCGCGGCCGAGATTCCGACCGGGATGATTGCGCGGAACAGCACCCGTCTCGGGTCGTGCCCGGGACACAAGGGGGGGCGTTCCACGCCCGGCCGGCTCATTACCACGATCCGGGCGAGGCGGGTGAGCAGGTCGGGCCGGTGCCAGGTTGACACTTCCCGATACTGGTCGGAGCCGACGATCAGGAACAGCGCGGCGTCAGGGTGAAGCGACCGGAGCTCGATCAGCGTGTCAGCAGTGTAGGAGGGGCCGGGCCGATGCTCTTCAATCCGGCACAGCTCGAACCCGCGTTCGCCCTCGACGGCAAGCCGCGTCATTTCCAGCCGGTGGCGATAGGCAGCAAGTGGTTCGCGCTTGTGCGGCGGACGGGCGGCCGGCACGAACAGCACCCGGTCCAGCCGCAGTTGCCGACCGACTTCGTCGACCGCCAGCAGATGTCCGAAGTGAATCGGATTGAAAGACCCACCGAACACGCCGAGCCGGGGCCGCACTTCAGGCCGATTCCGATCTCGAACCACAGAGCGTACAGAGATCCGGAGAGCGGGAGCCGGACTCCGGCTTCAGCCACTCCGTGCTCACAGTGAACCCCGTGGTTGGTCCAATTCCGGTTTTGGGGACTTCAGCTCGTGCGACCGAGGATGGCGCGGGCGAGCTTCTTGACCGCAGGTTCACATTCGCCCGTGACGAGCTCGCTCAGCATGGCACGGGCCTTGGTGGTGTCTCCGGTTTCGAGCAGGCAGTTCGCGAAACGGTACTTCTCAACGCCGGGCCAACGCTGTGCGGGGAAGCTATCGTTGACGTGGTTGTAGTAGACCAGCGCCGATTTGTACTCACCCGAGGTGTAGTAGATGCGCGCGGCGTCGAATTCGCGGAGTGCAAGCCGCTCGCCGATCTCGCCGCGCAGCTGTTCAACCTGACCCCGAAGAGGCGAGTCGGGGAAGGTCTCCAGGAACTGGTCTATGGTCTCGCGGGCCTTCAGCGTCCGAGTCTGGTCGCGGATCGGCCCGGGTGCCGAACGCAGATAGGATACCGCCAGCTTGTAGGTGGCATCCTCCTGGAAGCGGCTGTTGGGGAAGCTCTTCAGGTAGAAGTCAAACTCGTTCTGGGCGTCGACGTAGTCCTTGCTTCGAAAGTAGCTTTCGGCAAGGTAGTACTGCGCGTCCGACGCCTGGCGCGAGCCGGCGAAGTTGAAGATGATGAAGGTGAACTGGTCTTCGGCCTTGCTGTACCGCTTCGCCTCCATGTCACCGACCGCCTGGTCAATGGCTTGCTGGGCGTCCTGGGGAATGGGGGGTAGTTGCGCGCGCTTGGGGCAACCGGTAGCGGCAAGCGCAAGCAAAAGGAACATGAGTCGCCGAAGCCGCATCATGCCAGCCTCACAACTTCCCTGACAATCGCGGTCAGGTTGGGCTCGGCCTTGGCTGCCATGGCAAGCACGTGGGATAGTTCAACCGGCCGCATCGCGTCGGGTAGTCCCATGTCGGTTATCACCGAGAACCCGAGCACGCGCAGACCGGCGTGCCGGGCCACGATGACTTCAGGCACGGTGGACATGCCGACGACGTCGGCGCCGACGGCACGGATATAGCGGTACTCGGCCGCGGTTTCGAGGTTCGGGCCGGTGACCCACGCATAGACCGCGGGGTGAAGCCGGATACCGAGCGTCAGCGCGACATCCACGGCCAGGTTGACGAGCGTCGGATCGTAGCAGTCGGTCATGTGCGGGAACCTGGGCCCGAGCGAGTCGTCATTCGGCCCGCGCAGCGGATTCACCCCGGTCAGGTTGATGTGGTCGGTGATGACCGCGACCTCGCCGGCTCGTAACTGCGGGTTGACCCCGCCGGAGGCGTTGGAGACGATCAGCGTGTTGATGCCCAGCTCCTTCATCACCCGCACCGGGTGGGTAATCTGCTGTGCATCGTAGCCTTCGTAGTAGTGGAATCGGCCCTGCATGACTACTACAGCCCGACCGTTCAGGCTGCCGAATATGAGACGGCCGCGGTGGCTCTCGACCGTAGGGACAGGGAAGAATGGGATGTCTTCATACGGAACCACAGCCTCGGACTTCACTTCCTGAGCCAGTTTGCCGATTCCGGTGCCGAGGATGATGCCGAGTTCGGGCCGAAAACCGGTCTTAGTTCTTATCGCCTGGACGCTTTGTGCTATCTGCTGCTTCAGCATTGGGTGTCCTGTCCCGCATTCGTTCCGCCATCGCAAGGTAGGTCCGCGCAATGCCGGCAACCTCGTCGCTCAGGGTCGCGCGCTTCGCCTTGAGCGCCCGCAGTTCGTCCCCGACGTTTCGTATCTGCTCCTGCGCATCATGCTTGATACGCTCGGCCTCGAGTTTCGCCTTCTGGATGACCAGCTCTGCTTCCTTCTTCGCTTCCTCGTGAAGCTGGTTGGTCGCCTTCTGTGCAGTCACCAATGTGTCCTTCAGCAACTGCTCGGTCTTCTCGTAGGCCTCCACGTGTCTCGTGAGTTCCGCTATCTTCTCAGTGAGCTGGGCCCGTTCTTTGCGCAGGTTCTCAATCTCGTCGGCGAGTTCCCCGATGAACTCCTCGACCTCGGCCTTGGCCAGACCGCGCTTCTCGGCCGTGAAGGTCTTCTTTCTGATGTCCATGGGTGTGATAGCCATCACGGGATTCTATCAGAACGCTCAAGCCTGTCAACGGAAACGGAAACAGTCCAGGGAAAGGGACAGAGGGACAAGGCGATCGAGTGAGCAGCGCACGGACGAAGGCGGAGGAGTGAGTTCCGACACTGCGAACTGCAAACTGGTCACTGGCAACTCGCGGCGCAGTCGCGCCGCGTGTTGACTATTCTTTGCCTGTTTCTATGATTGCCCGATGCTCTCCGTCCTTGCCGCGCTGGCCATCGTGGCCGTCCCGGGTGAGCGGTTCGACTACGGCCTGCGCTACGGTCCGGTCAACATCGGTACGCTCGTCCTTGAGACGCTTGAGCCGGAAACGGTCGGCACCGACAATTGCTGGCACTTCCGGGCCGACCTGGAATTAACGCGGTCGTTCTCCTGGTTGTTCTGGGCCAGCTACCGGCTGGAGACGTGGTGCCGGGCGGCCGACATGGTGACGCTACGGTCGTACAAACGGAGCCGGGAGCCTCATTACCGCGCTGAGTGGACTGCCGACTATGGCCCCGGCGATTCGGTCGTCACCTATTCGAGCGGCCAGACCATCTCAATCGAGCCGGGAGCCCGCGACCTGCTGTCGACCTGGTACTATTTCCGGACACTACCGCTCGTGCCCGGTGACACGGTGAGGACAGCGCTTCATGTAGACCGGCACAACTACCATCTGGTTGCGGTCGCCCGCGCGGCCAAGACCGTATCCACGCCCGCCGGGGTCTTTGACTGCATAGCGGTTGTCCCGAACGCGGGTGGTCCGCTGGGCACGGTGTACCTGACGGACGATGAAGAGCGCATACCAGTTTCCATTCGCACGAGGGTGGGAGGTCTGGTGGTGAGTGCGTCGCTTCGCTCAATATCAAATGAGGAGGAGCCTTGAATCTGCACGCGGTTATCCTGTGCGGCGGCAGGGGAGAACGGTTCTGGCCTAAGAGCCGCCGTGGACTGCCTAAGCAGTTCATAACGTTGTTCGGCCGGCAATCGCTGACTCAGGAGACCAGCGCGCGCGTCCTGCCGCTCTGTCCGTACGGTAGTCAGCTCTTTGTGGCGCCGGCCGAGTTCGAACCGGTGCTGCGTCGCCAGCTTGGGCATGACGCGAACCTTGTGTTTGAGCCGATGGGGCGTAATACAGCGCCTGCCATCGGCCTTGCCGCCGAGTACCTCGCGGTAAAGGCCCCGGACGCAACGATGCTGGTCCTGCCGGCCGACCACTTGATCGAGGACCGAAACGCTTTCCTGAAGGCAGTGCGGGCGGGGGCAAAACTGGCGCAGCGGGGATTGCTCGTTACATTCGGAGTCCGCCCGGAGCGGCCGGATACAGGGTACGGCTACATACAACTCGGTAACCGGATTGCGGGAGAAGGGCAACTGACTGCCCACCAGGTGCAGGCCTTCAAGGAGAAGCCCAGCCCGGCCAGAGCACGCGCATATCTCGCGGCCGGTGAGTATGTATGGAACAGCGGCATGTTCATCTGGCGCGTGGACGCAATCTTGTCCGCATTCCGGACGTTCATGCCCGACTTCCATGACGAATTGGAGGAGTTCGGCAAGTCCATCGGCACGCGTCGAGAGAAAGCGGCGCTTGCACGTCTGTACCGACATTCGCCGTCCATTTCGATCGACTACGCGGTGATGGAAAAGGCGGACAACGTCGCCTGCGTGCGCGGCTCGTTCGATTGGGACGACGTCGGGTCCTGGCTGGCTCTGGCCCGTCACGCGAAGCCCGACGATTCGGGTAATGTGGCCAACGGCCGGCTCGTCGCCAAGGACTCATCCCGCTGCATAGTTGACTCGGACTTTGGCATCGTAGCAGCCCTGGGCGTCAAGGACCTTGTCATCGTGCGCGCCGGAGATGCGGTGCTGGTTGCGGACAAGAAGCGACTAGGGCAGATCAAGCAGCTCATCGCCGACATCGCCGCCCTTCAAGATGGCCGCCGCTTCCTGTGACCTTCCATCAGGGGCTCGGGGTTGGGGACTAGGGGCGAGGCTGGGCATTCGGACACCTCTGGCGCCAACTCTGGACTCTGGATTCTGCATTCTGGTTTCTGAATTCTCCCCTTCCTGATGAAACTCCTCCTCGCCACCCGCAACCGCAACAAAGTCGTCGAGATGCAGCGTGCGCTTGAAGGCACCGGATGGCAGGTGATGCTGCTATCGGATGTCCCAGGTGCGCCGGAAGTGGAAGAGGACGGAGCCACGTTCGAAGAGAATGCGCTCAAGAAGGCGCGCAGCGCGGCCCGGTTCGCCAACCTGTGGACGCTGGCTGAGGACTCCGGCCTGGAGATAGATGCGCTCGGGGGAGAGCCGGGAGTAAGGTCGGCCCGCTACGCGGGCGAAGGCGCGAGCGATGCCGACCGCATCCGGAAGGTTCTGGCCCAGCTCGTATCGGTCCGTGACGAACAACGCATGGCCCGGTTCCGCTGTGTGATGTGCGTCGTCGAACCATGCGGTGATGAGAGATGCTTCGAGGGTCGCTGCGAGGGTCGGATTGCCCATTGCTCACGTGGCTCGTCCGGGTTCGGATACGACCCGATATTCATCCCTGAAGGGTACGAGCAGACGTTTGCCGAACTCGGCCTGAGCGTCAAGAGCACAATCAGCCACCGCGCCCGCGCTCTACAGCAGGTGATTGCGTTTCTGCGCGAGACGGAGGAGAGCCGGAGACCTGAGTAACCGCAGGTTATGCAGATGGCGCAGATTCCCTTCGAGCCTGGACCCCAGAATCTCCGGGTTCCTCACTGCGAACTGCAAACTGGTCACTGGGCAAAACGGGGACTGTACCTTCGCAGGGCCCTGTGCGACTCCCAGGGACTGTCCCCGCTTTGCCCAAGAGCGAATTGACTTCTGTCCGAATCCCGTCTATATTAACGAAGAGTGACGAACACAGGTTCTTTCCGGGGAGTAGCGCAGCCCGGTTAGCGCACCACGCTTGGGACGTGGGGGCCGCTGGTTCAAATCCAGTCTCCCCGATTTAGGAGAGGGGTCAGGGACTAGGGGTCAGGGGACAGGGCCGGACACGGCAAGCTTGCGTCCGTCACTGGAGTCCTCGAATCCTTGATTCCTCGACCCCTCTTCTTCGGCTGCGCC includes these proteins:
- the yajC gene encoding preprotein translocase subunit YajC — translated: MFGIAFAQTPAPAAAAPAAGGGMNSMLGFLPIILIFAVLYFLMILPQQRRQKKHSQMLEQIKRGDRVVLGAGIHGIVSNVKEQTFLVKVAENTELEIDKSAVSYKFGAEK
- the nadD gene encoding nicotinate-nucleotide adenylyltransferase, which codes for MRPRLGVFGGSFNPIHFGHLLAVDEVGRQLRLDRVLFVPAARPPHKREPLAAYRHRLEMTRLAVEGERGFELCRIEEHRPGPSYTADTLIELRSLHPDAALFLIVGSDQYREVSTWHRPDLLTRLARIVVMSRPGVERPPLCPGHDPRRVLFRAIIPVGISAAAIRARLAKGHSVRYMLPVRVNAYVKRHRLYRRPSRG
- the def gene encoding peptide deformylase yields the protein MARPAGVNRRVVLYGNPVLRTKSRLIEKLTPELIQFLEDLKVSMFTQDGLGLAANQLAEPVAVFTINPLAADVDHEAYCLINPRVVATEGLVEAEEGCLSLPGLYDFLPRPEFVRMAGLDEELRPITVEGTRLLARAMLHELEHLDGVLFIDHLSDARRKLISTKLKELENREREQCG
- the bamD gene encoding outer membrane protein assembly factor BamD, coding for MMRLRRLMFLLLALAATGCPKRAQLPPIPQDAQQAIDQAVGDMEAKRYSKAEDQFTFIIFNFAGSRQASDAQYYLAESYFRSKDYVDAQNEFDFYLKSFPNSRFQEDATYKLAVSYLRSAPGPIRDQTRTLKARETIDQFLETFPDSPLRGQVEQLRGEIGERLALREFDAARIYYTSGEYKSALVYYNHVNDSFPAQRWPGVEKYRFANCLLETGDTTKARAMLSELVTGECEPAVKKLARAILGRTS
- a CDS encoding XTP/dITP diphosphatase, translated to MKLLLATRNRNKVVEMQRALEGTGWQVMLLSDVPGAPEVEEDGATFEENALKKARSAARFANLWTLAEDSGLEIDALGGEPGVRSARYAGEGASDADRIRKVLAQLVSVRDEQRMARFRCVMCVVEPCGDERCFEGRCEGRIAHCSRGSSGFGYDPIFIPEGYEQTFAELGLSVKSTISHRARALQQVIAFLRETEESRRPE
- a CDS encoding DivIVA domain-containing protein, whose amino-acid sequence is MAITPMDIRKKTFTAEKRGLAKAEVEEFIGELADEIENLRKERAQLTEKIAELTRHVEAYEKTEQLLKDTLVTAQKATNQLHEEAKKEAELVIQKAKLEAERIKHDAQEQIRNVGDELRALKAKRATLSDEVAGIARTYLAMAERMRDRTPNAEAADSTKRPGDKN
- a CDS encoding purine-nucleoside phosphorylase, whose protein sequence is MLKQQIAQSVQAIRTKTGFRPELGIILGTGIGKLAQEVKSEAVVPYEDIPFFPVPTVESHRGRLIFGSLNGRAVVVMQGRFHYYEGYDAQQITHPVRVMKELGINTLIVSNASGGVNPQLRAGEVAVITDHINLTGVNPLRGPNDDSLGPRFPHMTDCYDPTLVNLAVDVALTLGIRLHPAVYAWVTGPNLETAAEYRYIRAVGADVVGMSTVPEVIVARHAGLRVLGFSVITDMGLPDAMRPVELSHVLAMAAKAEPNLTAIVREVVRLA
- a CDS encoding mannose-1-phosphate guanylyltransferase; the encoded protein is MNLHAVILCGGRGERFWPKSRRGLPKQFITLFGRQSLTQETSARVLPLCPYGSQLFVAPAEFEPVLRRQLGHDANLVFEPMGRNTAPAIGLAAEYLAVKAPDATMLVLPADHLIEDRNAFLKAVRAGAKLAQRGLLVTFGVRPERPDTGYGYIQLGNRIAGEGQLTAHQVQAFKEKPSPARARAYLAAGEYVWNSGMFIWRVDAILSAFRTFMPDFHDELEEFGKSIGTRREKAALARLYRHSPSISIDYAVMEKADNVACVRGSFDWDDVGSWLALARHAKPDDSGNVANGRLVAKDSSRCIVDSDFGIVAALGVKDLVIVRAGDAVLVADKKRLGQIKQLIADIAALQDGRRFL
- a CDS encoding DUF3108 domain-containing protein: MLSVLAALAIVAVPGERFDYGLRYGPVNIGTLVLETLEPETVGTDNCWHFRADLELTRSFSWLFWASYRLETWCRAADMVTLRSYKRSREPHYRAEWTADYGPGDSVVTYSSGQTISIEPGARDLLSTWYYFRTLPLVPGDTVRTALHVDRHNYHLVAVARAAKTVSTPAGVFDCIAVVPNAGGPLGTVYLTDDEERIPVSIRTRVGGLVVSASLRSISNEEEP